The genomic DNA ACAATCGCATCACAGGAGTCGCTTACAGCCCCGATGGCACGCGTATTGCCACTGCGAGTACAGATTGGTCCGTGCGAGTGTGGGATGCGACAACGGGAATACAGTTGCTTCAGTTTACTGCACATAAAGGAGGATCTAACAGAGTATCGTTTAGTCCGGACGGGACGCGGCTTGCGTCGTGTGGCGGTGATCAGACCGTGAAGATATGGAATGTAGAAACGGGTAAGCAGATCCTGCTTTTGACGGGGCACACAGGTCGTGTAAACAGCGTTTCGTACAACGCCATCGGGACTCGCCTTGCGTCAGCGGGTGACGACAAGTTGGTGAAGGTTTGGGACGCAAAAACAGGACAGCTGATCCATTCACTAACTGGACACACGGGACCCGTCCACGACACTTCTTTCGGGCTAGGCGACAAGCTTGCGTCGGTCAGCAGAGATAGAACGTTGAGGATTTGGGACGCGGAGACGGGGCTGGAGACTCAAACGAATCTTTCAAACACGTCAGATATTTATCGCGTAAAGTTCAGTCCCAACGGCACGATACTTGCGACCGCTGAAGAGGAATCCGTGAAAGTTCGCGATGCGGCGACGGGGCAGATAAAGGACACGCTGGACGGCCACCTCACCACTGTCCATAGCCTCGCATTCAGCCCTGACGGCACGAAGCTCTGCTCGGGGAGTTGGGACCGAGCAATCAAAATCTGGGACATGGCAACTGGAGATGAACTCCTCACACTTAGAGGGCACGGCGGCCCCGTCTTCGACGTTTCATTTGGTTCCGACGGAACGCGTTTGGCGTCGGCAAGTGGGGATCATACAGCGAAGGTTTGGGACGTGTGCTCCAGTCGAGAGTCCCTCATCCTAAGCAACAGTAAAAGGAAATCGGTTCGATCTGTTTGCTTTAGCCCTGACGAAAAGTTATTGGCATCTACCACATGGGGAAACGAGTTGATTGTCTGGGACGCGGTCGCGGGCCAGGAAAAAATCGCGATACGCAACGATGTTGGGCTTCTCAAGTGTTTGGCATTTAGTCCGGACGGAACCCGATTAGCGAGTGGTGGAAACGACAGCCTTGTGAGGATTTGGGACCCTTCCTCTCTACAAGAAAAACAAACGCTTAAGGGTCACGTCGGCAAAGTCACAAGCGTGTCGTTCAGTCCTGATGGGACGGTGTTAGTCTCAACAAGCGAAGACCGAACAGTCAAAGTGTGGGATGCAGTAACCGGCGAGAATACCCGCACACTCGAACGACACAGCGATATAGTTCAACACGCTGCGTTTCGCCCAGATGGTTTGAAGCTAGCAACCGCCAGTACGGATAAAACCGTGAAGTTGTGGGACACCACTACATGGCAAGAGACTGGCACGCTCAATGGACACGACATCGAAGTCACTTTCGCAGTGTATTCGCCCGACGGAGGTCGCCTCATCACAGCAGATGGTCGCGGATTGGTAAAAGTCTGGGATGAGGCTAGCGGCCAGTTGATTCAGTCGTTGGCCAGCCATACCGATAGGATCAGCGCATTAAGTTTCTGTTCAGACGGTAGCCGCATTGCGTCGGTGAGTCGCGATGGATCGGTAAAAGTTTGGGACGCGGAAACATGGCAGGAGACACTGTCGCTGAACGGATTTGATAAACAATTAAACGATGTGTCGTTCAATTCCGAAGGCACGCAACTGATCACGGCGGATACATCCTGCAATTTAAGAGTGTGGGACGCACGACAGTGGACTCCAGAGTTGCGAATGCAGGCATATACCCGCAGCTACCTGACAGTGCACCGCGACCGAGCTAAGTCGCTGGAAGAACTTCGCGCGTCGATTCGCGACGATAAAACGATCAACGATACCGTCCGCCAGCAAGCAAGTGATTGGGCGGAACTGTTTTGGAAGAACCGGAATTGATGAAGCAGTTCTGTGGTGAAAGCATCTGTGATGATGCACGATGGTGATACTGGACCATAGAATTGCTATCCTCTGTTGCTGGAATGCTCCCCAGATTACAAACCGCTGTTCAGGCTCTCACATCGCAAAGTGGGTGCCGTCATCGGATGGCACCCACGGGGACCGCCTCGCAAACGCTGTCACGGCTACGCCAGGATCTCCTTGACGATACGGCCATGCACGTCGGTCAATCGAAAATCGCGGCCGGCGTGGCGGTAGGTCAAGCGTTTGTGATCGATCCCCATTTGATGCAGGATTGTGGCGTGCAAGTCGTGGACGTCGATCTTGTCGCGGACGATGCTGCGTCCCAGTTCGTCGGTCTCGCCGAGCACAAAGCCTGCTTTGACGCCACCGCCGGCCAACCAGATCGAAAAGCAATCGCCGTGGTGCCCGCGGCCGAACTTGCCTTCTTTGGTCGGGGTGCGGCCGAACTCGGTAGCCCAAACGATTAACGTCTCATCCAACATTCCACGCTGCTTGAGATCTTGGATCAACGCGGCCAGCGGTTGATCCGCGGCCTTGGCCAACGGTTGGTGCTCTTTCATGTCGCCGTGCGAATCCCAGTTCGGCCGCGATCCGCTGTCGACCAATTCGATAAACCGCACGCCTCGCTCGGCCAATCGACGCGCGATAATGCACTGCCAAGCGAAGCTCTTCGTTTCCCCTGGCTTCAGCCCATACATCGACAGCGCCCGTTCATCCTCGTTGCTCAAATCAAACGCTTCAGGTCCCGCGGTTTGCATTTGAAACGCGGTCTCATAGCTCTTGATCCGAGCGGCCAATTGGGAATCGTCGCGGCGGCTTTGTAAGTGCTTTTGGTTCAGCGAATCGACAAGCGACAGTTCCATCTGCTGGATCTTTTGCCGAGTCGTTCGCGGCGCCAGATTCGCGATCGGTTCGGTCCCAGGAATGACTCGCGTTCCTTGATGATAAGCGGGTAAAAAATCGCTGGCGTAAACCTGCGTGCCGCCATAAGGAAGATGGGGCGCAATCACGATGAAGGAAGGCAGGTTCTGGTTGACCGTCCCTAGGCCGTAGCTGAGCCACGATCCCATGCTCGGCCGGGCGAACGTTGGCGAACCGGTATGCATCCCGACAGCCGCTTCGGTATGGTCGAAGTGAGCCGACTTCATCGACCGGATCAGACAGATCTCTTCCATCGAATCGCGGAGGTGAGGGAACAGATCGCTGACGACCGTCCCCGTCTTCTTGGCTGGCCGAGTGGGGAAGACGCATCCCATCAACTTGTCCTTGCCGCTGCCATCGCGTCCCTTTTTCGACGACTTGGGATCGAAGCTGTCGATGTGGGAAACACCGCCGGTGGCAAAGACCATGATCACCCGCTTTGCTTTGGCAGGAAAATGAGGCGACTTGGGTGTCAGCGGTCCCATGGCGGGAGCCTCCGCCGCCGCCAGGTCCGACAGAACGGCAGGGAACAGGATCGAGCTGCCGATCAGCGAACGAAGGCATTGCCGACGCGTCGGTTCGATAAAATTCATCACATCCAACCTTTGACTACCATGGCTCAATCGACATACAAAAATTCGTTCGTGCGGAACAGCGATCGGACAAGCGCGGTCCAAGCTTCTTGTTCACGCTTCGCAGCATCATCAACAGAATCTCGCAATTGATCGTCCAGCGAACGCAACCACTCCATCACGCCATCGCGTTCGGACTGCGATGGCGGACGCCCAAAAGCTAGTTCAAAGGCATAGGGCAACCGTTCGCTGGCGTCCTTCTTTTCCGCAATCAACCGCGCTGCAAACTTCTCCGCTCGCTCATGCACAAACGGGTCGTTGATCAGATACAGCGACTGGACCGTCGTCACGCTGCTATCGCGCGCGGCGGTGCTGGCGTTCTGATCAGGGCCGTCAAATGTGGTGAAGAAGGGACGCGCGTTCAGCCGCGCCATCATCAGATAGACGCTCCGCTTTTTCGAATCGTAGCTGTCGCGGAACGGATGGTGTTGCGTGTACTTCCACTTCTCCGCCGGAGGAAACGGATGGGGGTCGCGCAGCATCTGCAAGTCCAACTCGCCGCTTAACAACAGCATCGTGTCGCGCAGCGTCTCCGCTTCCATCCGCTGTCGGGGAAATCGCCAATGGAGTTCGTTGTTCGGATCGACCGCCAGAGCTTTCGTGTTGCCATCGGCTTGCGAACTCAATTGATAGGTGCGGCTGAGCATGATCCGGCGGTGAAGCGATTTGATCGACCAACCCTCTTCGATGAACCGAGACGCCAACCAGTCGAGCAACTGCGGATGGCTGGGCGCCACGCCGCGGATCCCGAAGTCGCTGGGCGTCTTCACAAGTCCGCTGCCGAAATGATATTGCCAGATCCGGTTCGCCATCACTCTTGCGGTCAGCGGATTGTCGGCGGCAGTCATCCACTGCGCCAACTGCAACCGACCGCTCGACTGCGTCGCCTGTTCGGGAAGCATCTGCCCACCGAGGACCTCTAAGAACTTGCGAGGCACGATATCGCCGGGTTGATCGGGTTCGCCACGCTGCTGCAAATGGACGTCATTTGCGTTTCCATCAGCCATCGCATACGCCAACTCTTTTCCCGGTTTGCCGCCGTCGACGAGAGCGACAAAGTCGCGTGGCTTCTGATCGAGTTCGATCCCCGGAAACGGATACCGCGTGCTTGCGAAGATGCCATACAAACCGTAATAGTCGTCCTGCGAGATCGGATCGAACTTGTGGTCGTGGCAGCGAGCGCAGGCGACGGTCATCCCGAGCACCGTGCGGCCCAGGTTGTCGATCGTATCCTCGATCGTCAAATGCTGCGGGTAGTTTTTGATGACCGATCCAAATCGGCGCGAACTCGCCAGGTAGCCGGTGGCAATCGTCTGCTCGTTCTTCTGCACATCGCTTTCGGCGGGCATCAGATCCCCGGCGATCTGTTCTTGTAGAAAGCGATCGTACGGTTTGTCGGCGTTAAACGAATCGATGATGTAGTTGCGGTACAGGTAGGCTTCGGGGATGGGGAAGTCGGAGTTGTCGCCAGCGGTGTCGGCGTACCGAACCAGATCCATCCAATGCCGCCCCCATCGTTCACCATAACGAGGCGATCGGAGCAACCGTTCGACAACCTTGGCAAAAGCGTCCGCCGAATCATCCGCCACGAAGGCTTCGATCTCTTGCGGCGAAGGGGGCAAACCGGTCAGATCGAATGTCGCCCGGCGGATCAGCGTCCGCTTGTCGGCATCGCCAGTTGGAACCAGGCCGCGGCTGTCGAGCTTCTCCGCAATGAACCGATCGATCTCGGTTACCGCCCAATCGGACGACGGCGTTGGAACCGTCGGATCGGACAACGGTCGAAGCGACCAGAACTGCCTCGCCTTTTCGACATCGATCTTTTTGCGAACGAATCGCGTCGCGGTCGTTCGCGGGTCGGGAGCGCCCATCGCGACCCAGCGTTCCAAATCGGCGACGTCCGCGGACGATAGTTTTTCATCTGGCGGCATCTCCATCCCATCGGCGTACCGTACCGCTTGGATCAGGAGGCTGTGATTGACGTCGCCGGGAACCACCGCCGGTCCATTGGTTCCCCCGCGTCGCAGCGTCGGCCGCGAATCGACTAACAAACCGCCCTGCAGATCATCGCTCTCGCTGCTATGGCATTCGTAACAATGCTTTACTAACAGCGGTCGGATCCGGGTCTCGAAGAACGTCAGTTGATCGTCCGTAATCGGAGCCTCGTGCGAACCGTCGTGTTTGCCGCGCCAAAGTTCGACGCCTGAGAAGTTCGCTGCGCCACCGCGGCTTGTCAGTTCGATCGTCCCTTGGGTGACGTCGACGTACCACGGCCCAAGACGTTCCCAATGCCCGGCGGCACCGCTGGAAAACTGAGAGACCACGGTTTTACCATCGACGCGAATTTCAAACGTTTCACTTCGGTTGTCCTCCCAAACGTATAGAAAGACCGTAAACGTTTCGTTGGGCAGGTTCTTCAGCAGCACGCGATTCCCGTTCCACCGACTGCTGCGAATCATCAGCGCCCGCTGCGGATCGGTCGCAGGGACAAGTGCGACACCTTGTTGTTCAAAGGCCTTGTCCTTGCACTCGTAATTCCCCGACTCCTTCCCTTCCCAACGATTCCCATCGATCAGTACGGCGGGGCCATTGAGATTCAGCCCACGAAAGAAGCTTGCCGTTTCATCGGCCGAAGCTGCTGAAGCAAACGTAACTATTGCGAGTATCAACCCACCACGCATAACAACCGTAGATAGCACTCGCAAACACTCCATGGATCGATGGCCGAGGGAATTCGCAATTCAAAAGTTGCCGCCGCAGGATGCGGAGGTATTCCGTATCCACGCCTTGGCCGGTGGCTGGAATGAAAACCACATCGAAGAACAAGCCTTCTCTCGATCGCTACTCCAGCTTCCGACCGACAGCGAGACCGATTATACGGAGTGCGAAATCGCAAGTCACGCGTAATACGACCTGGTGCTTTCGTTTCGAGCAGCCATGTTGCCGCGGAGCCGATCGGTAGCCCCGTCGATTGAAAATTCGTTGACCGCGGCGGGTAAACGTGCAACACCCTGCAGAACCGAGCCAGAATCCTCGGAATATGCCAAATAGTTGTGTTGTAGCGAACGCCCGGCAGGGGGCCTTTCCAAGTCGGACGATTTTGGTTGCCATGCTCTCTTTTACTAGGTACCGTTCGGCGTCGTTCTCTTGTTCCAAGGTTCCCGCCAGCGATCCAACATGGCCTCCCTCGCAACCACAACCGCCCCTGCTCGCGCCGCAGGTCTGGACCGCGTCTGGCGAGTTGGCAAGCATGTGGCGGAGCTGGATGGTTTGCGGGGCTTTGCAATTTTGATCGTGACGCTGTATCGATTCTCCAAAGAGATACCGACGGATTCATCGGTCGGGCATCTGATGCACCTGGGGGCGAGTTTCGGCAGCCGAGGCGTGGAGCTCTTTTTTGTCCTCTCTGGATTCTTGATCACGGGGATCCTGATCGACGGCAAGGACCAGCCCCACTACTTCCGAAACTTCATTGCACGACGCAGCCTGCGGATCTTCCCGCTCTACTTCGCAACCTTGATCGCGTTGGTCGTCGCCGCCCATTTCGTTCCCGCGATGCGAACGATGTTTCACGATGCGATCGACAATCAATTCTACCTTTGGACCTATCTGGTCAACGTGAAGATGAGCTTCGCCGATCAGTGGTGTTTTGGATACCTGGACCATTTTTGGTCGCTGGCGGTCGAAGAACATTTTTACCTAGTCTGGCCGTTTGTCCTGTACCTGATCTCCAACAAAGTCGCCCTTCGCACGGCGGTCGGTTTGGCGATCGTCAGTGCCACTTCGCGGATCGCGTTTGTCCTACTGAGCGACAACGGAGTCGCACCCGATGTCCTGACGTTGTTCCGCTGCGATGCGTTGTTGATCGGAGCGGCGATCGCGTTGATCGCTCGCCAGCCCCGAGGACTCGAACCGCTCCGGCGCTGGCTGCCGGTGACGACTATAATTGGCGGGCTGTTCGTGCTTGCTTGCGGAATCACGGAGAAGCGGTTCTTCACGATACCGCTGACGATCTGGCCGATCGTTTGGGGTGGGATCCTGATTGGGTTGCTCACAGCCAATCGATCCGCGCCACTGGCTCGCTTCTTCAACCTCAAATTTTTGCGGACGCTTGGCAAATACAGCTACGCCATGTACGTCTTCCAAAATCCATTGATCCCACTCACCTCCGCTGTCGTTTCGGTCGCCGCGTTTGAAACGCTGGTCGGTGGGGCGCTGCTTGCAAACGTGCTCTACATCGCAGTGATGTTCGTCCTGACCTATGCGGCGGCGGTGCTCAGTTGGAACGTGTTGGAACGCCACTGTCTACAACTGAAACGCTGGTTTCCCACCGGGGCATCCAGCGACGTGCCCGTTGTCAAAAACAACCAGTCCACCACGGGCACGTTCGTCCCGACGAACGCTCCGGCGAACTGAGCCTCGACGAAATGCGACGGCTACCAATTGATTTGGTGCATCGAACGGATCATCCCAACGCGGCGTGGACCTTCGTCACGAGCCCGTTGTCGCGATCATCGCTACCCGGTAACAGAAACGCCGCGTTGGCGAGGAAGGCGTTGCGAAAGGCGGGGGAGACCGCGTAAAAATCTTCCAGCACCGCAGAACTAAATTTGTAGTCGTGCGAATCGTTTCCCTTTAAGAAGACCAACCGCCGCGCGGCATTGATCACCGATTCGGGCGGACCGCCTCCCTTCAAATAACCGAGCATCTGCGTCGCCGCTTGCTCGCGATCGCTCGAGACCGTGCGGAAGATCGTCTCAAGATCGGCTTCGGTCTTCCCACCGGCCTCCGCTGGTGTGGCATCGATCCGCAGATCGGCGATCTTTCCTCGCGACCGCATCGATTCGCGGAAGTAGGGAATAAAGGCCGCATTTTGCAGCAGCAATTCGCGACGCGTTTGATCGCGGAACGCCGTTCGGTAAGCGTACTGCATCGCGTTGGTTGCTGTCGCCGAATGCAACGCGATGATCCCCGGCTGTTGGCCGATCATCTCACCGGCGGACAAGAAGATCGCATCGGCGATCGATTGTGGCGCGATCCCGTCGGCAAGCATCTGCACGCTGGCGTCGACAGCTTCGTTGGGCGACGCGCTGCGCAACGTATCCAACAAAGACAACGTCGCCGCGGAATCGATCCGACCATGATTCCAGTCCTCACCTAGCGTCGAAAGCTTTTCCTGCGTCACTCGCCAGGCGGCGTCGGGTCCAAGGTCATGCTCGGCTGGATTCGGTTCGCCGTTGTGATTCAACATAGCGTAGGCGAGTGAACGGAGAACCGGTTCGGCGTATCGCCAGCCGATACATTGCAGCGTCCGGTACGCGTTGGCCACGTAGATCGCTTTGTGACCAATGCTGCGATAGTCGCGGCAACCGTAGTGAGCCAACAGGTCGAAGACTTCCGCAGCGCTAGCCGATCGGCAGAGCGAGGCGATCGCGACATCGGCCGCTTCGACATCCCATGCATCCATCGCCTCACGAAACGCTTGGTTCGCACGATGCGACGGTGGCAGCTTCGCCTCATCGACCGCCGCCATGGTCCAATCTCCCTCGCGGACATCGCGTGCCTGAGCCGACTTAAAATAGTCCAGCGCCCAAAAGATCGGCAGCCAACGGTCGCTATCGGGAGCGGCGACGCTGGCGAGGTGTGCGGAATTGACAACCAAAACGGCGTGAAACTTAAAACCAACGCTCGGTCGCGGTTGGATGTTCCGCACCCCAGCCAACAACAGCGCCGCGAGCACTTCTTGGTAACTGGTTCCCGATTGAATCTTCGCTGCAAACCGCTCGATCACTTGTTCCCGCGGCGTCTCTTCCAACAACCGGACCAACGGTTCGATGTCGGGCGAAAATTGAACCGCCGACGCGCCGAGTTGCGTTTCCGCTGCCGATACCGAAGGCAAACGGCCGAGAAAATCGAGCTCGTTTAGTGTCAGCACCGCCCCCGCAGCACCCACCGACTTAAAAAACTGTCGCCGTTGAGGAACGTTCATCCGTCGTCTCCCGCCTTGAATTCGAAGCGTCGGAAAAACCGCTCGGCCTACCGATCGCTATCAGAGAAATTCCAGGGCGACGTCTCGCGTGAACCTAAGTTTCATCAACAGCGAAGACATCGTTCGACGCCATCCCATCGCCCAACCGCAAAATCATTATACGGCATCCCCGAAGGATCTCCCCAATAGAATCTCACCGATTACGGGACGCTTCCCCATTCGCCTAAACGGTCGCGTCGATCACGGTGGCAATGATTCGTCTGCTTTCATCTCGCGTCAGGATCGCGGTCCAACGATGGCCGGCCATCGCTGGCAACTGGGCAAGCAAGTTGCCGGCGGTATCGGCGGTCGCTTGTCCCTCGCCGTCACAGGCGGTGACGCGGACGTTTTTCCAGTCACCCAACAGCCCCAGGCCGGTCGCTTTGGCGACTGCCTTCTTCGTCGCGAGGATCGCAGCGAAGCAGCGCTCACGGTTTTCGCACGCCGACAAAAGCGAGACCTCTTCGGGCAGCAACGCTTCGGCAACTTGAGCCTCGTCGAAGTCGGCGATCGGCTGAACCGCAACGCCAACGCGGCGGGCTGTCGATGCAATCGCGTAGCTGATTTTGTTGCAATGAGCTACCGAGATGTTCGGCATCACCGCGTCGGCCGATGGCACGTCACCCGCGCTTGGATGTTTAGCTCGCCTTGGCAACGCATAAGGTCGGCCGTTGTCATCGTGCCGCGTGTCGATATCGGACATGTACAGCCGCTGACCGTGCTGTTGATGCCACAAACGACGAACGGCATCCTTGGCGACGACGCGGCCAAAGACCCAGCGAACCTTCTCGGCGTGAGGGATTTGCGCGTCGATGAAGTCTTCGTATTCCTGTTCGCTCAACAACACTTCGGCTGCCGCTCGCAACAGCGTCGGTTGCGACAGGTCGTCCAACCAAGCGAACCTCGCGGTGGCGATCGCATCATCCGCCGCCGAAGCCTGCGTCGAAAACTCTTCCGACAAATGGTAGACGTTCTTGGGGCCGTGGAAATTGACTTCGTGAAACGGCAGATAGAAACGCCACAGTCGCACGCCGTTGATGCGATTCCAAACGCGTCCCTCGCCGTCGATCGAAACGACCGAATGAGTGAAGTGCCGCGGCGATTGCTCGTCCAAACTCCCGTGGCATTCAAACCGTGTTCCCACTGCGGGCCGCGGTCCGAAGAACTCGACGCTCTTCACCTCAAACGGCAACATGATCCGCCCCGTCTGGTCGGGCTGTTCCAGATGCCAGGCCGCGTTGGGATGCATCGCGACATCCAACAGCACCGGATCGCCAAGGAATTCGACCGGCCGATCGTCGCGGAACAGCTCATCCCGCGGCAGGACTTCGATCGTTGATTCGATTCCTTGTTTGCCGATCTTCGCCAGGCTGCGGACGCCTTGAAACAACTCGCCGTGAAACAAATTGTTATACATCGTCTTCAGCGTCGTCTCGCACTGCTGGGCGTCGGTCAGTTCCAACGGCTGGGCGAGCGGAGCTTCCGGATACGCAGCGGCCAGGGTCACGGTGCCAACAGCCGCCAGCTTCGGTTTGTCACCAAACGGCTCTTCCCGGTTCCCGGTGTCCATCACACGGACCAGCACGCGCGTCGTCGCGTCGTCGTCCGATGGCATCAAGGTCGCTTCGATCCGGATCGTGATCGGATCGCGCTCGTAAAACGCTAACCATCGCGACAACTGGACTCGGCTGATCGAACAGACGACCCGTTCGGGAGCCAGCTGCAGCGCCGCCTCCATCATCATCTCCAGCGTAAACGTCATCGGCATCACCGGCAGCCCACATTGCTCGGGCCGGATCGCGCTCACCTCGCGGCCGCCGACGGTATGATGCGTCGCGTAATGTTCGATCGCTGGATCGAGCAGCCGATGCATGACCAGATGCATTCCCGGTTCGAACTCGCTGACTTCGCCCAACAGCGGCAATTCGGGACGGGGCAATCCTCCTCCGCCGCCGCTCGCCGCTTCCTCAAACGCATGCTCCTCGCCCGACCATAGGCTTTCATTCGCCAGAATGTCATCGGTGGGCAGCGCCGCCGCGGCGGCCAGGCGACGTCGCGATCGATTTCCGGCCGTCGCACGTCGTCCGCCGCGAGGACCGATCGTCCGCCCCGCGTTCTTGGCGACGAGAAACTGCTGCATCACATCGCTCTGTTCCGCCAGCAACTGCTGCATCGTTTCCAGATG from Rosistilla carotiformis includes the following:
- a CDS encoding protein kinase domain-containing protein; this encodes MQRDHEAQQETIDGRADDEPDVLMTISKNWEGSLTSDAEPWHTLKATLGISGEQVGSLQQTFALKLRSVLPTDASGTVSDPSAIADADYQVKSLLGVGGMGAVYAARQQSMDRSVAIKVLKGDSARSESSRLAFVSEAIITGRLDHPNIVPIYDVGKQTDDALFYSMKQVEGVEWKKRFAENSVSENLEILLRVCDAIAFAHNREIIHRDLKPANIMLGPFGEVLVMDWGLAIPTKDHPRRASFPPLGAGGTPCYMAPEMVTNIASIDVRSDVYLLGGILFEIVTGKPPHVLNSQPVGQRERLMAYFRAAANNVIASTEEEGELLDIARKAIATDPADRYQTVPEFQAAIREYLSHEESIELAANAAERLNSAQQCGVYEEFSRARFGFETALEQWPKNERAAVGLKQANFAFASHAFERGDLDLAASLLDEGEPEHASLGLQIGSAIVDRDAKQKQLRRLRFATLAASLAVAIVSSVGALWINSERTKAMVARQEEAAQRKIAQFNELKASAAEVEAKHEADNAVQNMKVAERNAYYSDMLLLRQAWSEGNTVMMRKRLDRHRGADDGRGFEWGYWNRLANCEIFALSGHNNRITGVAYSPDGTRIATASTDWSVRVWDATTGIQLLQFTAHKGGSNRVSFSPDGTRLASCGGDQTVKIWNVETGKQILLLTGHTGRVNSVSYNAIGTRLASAGDDKLVKVWDAKTGQLIHSLTGHTGPVHDTSFGLGDKLASVSRDRTLRIWDAETGLETQTNLSNTSDIYRVKFSPNGTILATAEEESVKVRDAATGQIKDTLDGHLTTVHSLAFSPDGTKLCSGSWDRAIKIWDMATGDELLTLRGHGGPVFDVSFGSDGTRLASASGDHTAKVWDVCSSRESLILSNSKRKSVRSVCFSPDEKLLASTTWGNELIVWDAVAGQEKIAIRNDVGLLKCLAFSPDGTRLASGGNDSLVRIWDPSSLQEKQTLKGHVGKVTSVSFSPDGTVLVSTSEDRTVKVWDAVTGENTRTLERHSDIVQHAAFRPDGLKLATASTDKTVKLWDTTTWQETGTLNGHDIEVTFAVYSPDGGRLITADGRGLVKVWDEASGQLIQSLASHTDRISALSFCSDGSRIASVSRDGSVKVWDAETWQETLSLNGFDKQLNDVSFNSEGTQLITADTSCNLRVWDARQWTPELRMQAYTRSYLTVHRDRAKSLEELRASIRDDKTINDTVRQQASDWAELFWKNRN
- a CDS encoding DUF1501 domain-containing protein, which encodes MNFIEPTRRQCLRSLIGSSILFPAVLSDLAAAEAPAMGPLTPKSPHFPAKAKRVIMVFATGGVSHIDSFDPKSSKKGRDGSGKDKLMGCVFPTRPAKKTGTVVSDLFPHLRDSMEEICLIRSMKSAHFDHTEAAVGMHTGSPTFARPSMGSWLSYGLGTVNQNLPSFIVIAPHLPYGGTQVYASDFLPAYHQGTRVIPGTEPIANLAPRTTRQKIQQMELSLVDSLNQKHLQSRRDDSQLAARIKSYETAFQMQTAGPEAFDLSNEDERALSMYGLKPGETKSFAWQCIIARRLAERGVRFIELVDSGSRPNWDSHGDMKEHQPLAKAADQPLAALIQDLKQRGMLDETLIVWATEFGRTPTKEGKFGRGHHGDCFSIWLAGGGVKAGFVLGETDELGRSIVRDKIDVHDLHATILHQMGIDHKRLTYRHAGRDFRLTDVHGRIVKEILA
- a CDS encoding PSD1 and planctomycete cytochrome C domain-containing protein, yielding MILAIVTFASAASADETASFFRGLNLNGPAVLIDGNRWEGKESGNYECKDKAFEQQGVALVPATDPQRALMIRSSRWNGNRVLLKNLPNETFTVFLYVWEDNRSETFEIRVDGKTVVSQFSSGAAGHWERLGPWYVDVTQGTIELTSRGGAANFSGVELWRGKHDGSHEAPITDDQLTFFETRIRPLLVKHCYECHSSESDDLQGGLLVDSRPTLRRGGTNGPAVVPGDVNHSLLIQAVRYADGMEMPPDEKLSSADVADLERWVAMGAPDPRTTATRFVRKKIDVEKARQFWSLRPLSDPTVPTPSSDWAVTEIDRFIAEKLDSRGLVPTGDADKRTLIRRATFDLTGLPPSPQEIEAFVADDSADAFAKVVERLLRSPRYGERWGRHWMDLVRYADTAGDNSDFPIPEAYLYRNYIIDSFNADKPYDRFLQEQIAGDLMPAESDVQKNEQTIATGYLASSRRFGSVIKNYPQHLTIEDTIDNLGRTVLGMTVACARCHDHKFDPISQDDYYGLYGIFASTRYPFPGIELDQKPRDFVALVDGGKPGKELAYAMADGNANDVHLQQRGEPDQPGDIVPRKFLEVLGGQMLPEQATQSSGRLQLAQWMTAADNPLTARVMANRIWQYHFGSGLVKTPSDFGIRGVAPSHPQLLDWLASRFIEEGWSIKSLHRRIMLSRTYQLSSQADGNTKALAVDPNNELHWRFPRQRMEAETLRDTMLLLSGELDLQMLRDPHPFPPAEKWKYTQHHPFRDSYDSKKRSVYLMMARLNARPFFTTFDGPDQNASTAARDSSVTTVQSLYLINDPFVHERAEKFAARLIAEKKDASERLPYAFELAFGRPPSQSERDGVMEWLRSLDDQLRDSVDDAAKREQEAWTALVRSLFRTNEFLYVD
- a CDS encoding acyltransferase family protein, producing the protein MASLATTTAPARAAGLDRVWRVGKHVAELDGLRGFAILIVTLYRFSKEIPTDSSVGHLMHLGASFGSRGVELFFVLSGFLITGILIDGKDQPHYFRNFIARRSLRIFPLYFATLIALVVAAHFVPAMRTMFHDAIDNQFYLWTYLVNVKMSFADQWCFGYLDHFWSLAVEEHFYLVWPFVLYLISNKVALRTAVGLAIVSATSRIAFVLLSDNGVAPDVLTLFRCDALLIGAAIALIARQPRGLEPLRRWLPVTTIIGGLFVLACGITEKRFFTIPLTIWPIVWGGILIGLLTANRSAPLARFFNLKFLRTLGKYSYAMYVFQNPLIPLTSAVVSVAAFETLVGGALLANVLYIAVMFVLTYAAAVLSWNVLERHCLQLKRWFPTGASSDVPVVKNNQSTTGTFVPTNAPAN
- a CDS encoding protein kinase family protein encodes the protein MNVPQRRQFFKSVGAAGAVLTLNELDFLGRLPSVSAAETQLGASAVQFSPDIEPLVRLLEETPREQVIERFAAKIQSGTSYQEVLAALLLAGVRNIQPRPSVGFKFHAVLVVNSAHLASVAAPDSDRWLPIFWALDYFKSAQARDVREGDWTMAAVDEAKLPPSHRANQAFREAMDAWDVEAADVAIASLCRSASAAEVFDLLAHYGCRDYRSIGHKAIYVANAYRTLQCIGWRYAEPVLRSLAYAMLNHNGEPNPAEHDLGPDAAWRVTQEKLSTLGEDWNHGRIDSAATLSLLDTLRSASPNEAVDASVQMLADGIAPQSIADAIFLSAGEMIGQQPGIIALHSATATNAMQYAYRTAFRDQTRRELLLQNAAFIPYFRESMRSRGKIADLRIDATPAEAGGKTEADLETIFRTVSSDREQAATQMLGYLKGGGPPESVINAARRLVFLKGNDSHDYKFSSAVLEDFYAVSPAFRNAFLANAAFLLPGSDDRDNGLVTKVHAALG